AATGCACTCGGTCGATTTAGTTGGGTGCTGGTTGAGCTACCCGCGTCCGAAGACGGCAGTGCCACGCCGCGCCCCCCTATGGCCTGAGTCGATTCTCGCGATTCGAGACGTGATTGCCTGCCGCCCGAAACATAAACGCGACGTTGACGCCGGCTTGCTGTTCGTCACGAAGTACGGGCAGAGTTGGGCCAAAGGGACGTCAACCAACCCCGTGTCAGCAGAGTTCCGCAAGATCCTGCTCAAGCTCGGTTTGCATCGCAGCGGGTTGGGTTTCTATTCGTTGCGACACGTGTTCCAGACGATTGGCGACGAAGCAGGCGACCCGGTGGCCACGTCGTACATCATGGGCCACGCTGACGCGTCTATGGCGGGCGTCTATCGCGAGCGCATCAGCGACAAACGCCTAGTCGCCGTGACGGACCACGTTCGCGAGTGGTTGTTTGGCAAGCCGACGAAACGGGCGAAGTAGGACACACACAAAAATAGTTGACGATAGAAGCCCAAGTTGGTATTAATTACACAGCGGCGCAGGATGCCCGGCATGAACAATCTACCCCGAGCCTTGTACTGCAACGCCTGATTATCTTGCCGTTGCAGGCAGGGAACGAGTACTGAAGGTGACGCTGAAGCGGCACGGATGGCTCAGCACTTTGTCCGAAAGGACATCAATGCTGGCCGTCCGCGCCGCTTTTTTCGTGGACTGTCGGCCCAATATGGAGCGGACAGGACATGAAGACGCAAATGCCGATCGTTGAGCGATCGAAGCTGAGCCCGCCGCAACTGGCGAAACTGTGGGGCATCAGTACCGAGAAGGTACTGACTTGGATTCGCTCCGGCGAACTCAAGGCGATCGACGCGGTAAGCCGCCGTGGCGAGCGCCCGCGCTATCTCATTGACGTCCGCGACTTGGAAGCGTTTGAGCGCTCCCGTTCTACGTCGCCCGTCGTTGATCCTTCTCCGCGTCGCAAGCGGACCCCTGAGGGTGTCATGGAATTCTTCCAGTAACCGCGCGCACCCCGAGCCGTTGCGAGCGGACGGGGCGTGTTCT
This genomic window from Planctomycetia bacterium contains:
- a CDS encoding helix-turn-helix domain-containing protein, whose amino-acid sequence is MKTQMPIVERSKLSPPQLAKLWGISTEKVLTWIRSGELKAIDAVSRRGERPRYLIDVRDLEAFERSRSTSPVVDPSPRRKRTPEGVMEFFQ